From one Prochlorococcus marinus str. MIT 0912 genomic stretch:
- a CDS encoding YihY/virulence factor BrkB family protein — protein sequence MGLNWSKKARWFFSSLWRAYERWSKCDCVDLSAAFAYYTLQSFFPILLISLSVASWFLGKQQGLDQQIIALAAQVLPPSVVGLVDSTLIKLVNQGFGAGILGAMFLMITAGNAYLTLQRGADRLWEDVLPVKSKPDPLKIQAFRFIRNRIEAFFVVLLVGFLMVLDQISANIRMIPGAVLEELANTSPWIENTMSKIPVLEVGQFMLPLIGFSTMALLLQGLLPSRRVPLKPLVPGAFMIGTLLTILNLAVSRSILSLGSRFQAYGFIGGVLVLTLWVWMVGVIIYFGQCWSVVIASMRRNRYV from the coding sequence GTGGGCTTGAACTGGAGTAAAAAAGCAAGATGGTTTTTTAGCAGCCTCTGGAGAGCTTATGAAAGATGGTCTAAATGTGATTGCGTCGATTTAAGCGCAGCATTTGCTTACTACACTCTTCAGTCCTTTTTTCCAATATTACTAATATCACTATCAGTCGCATCATGGTTTTTAGGAAAACAGCAAGGCTTAGATCAACAAATCATTGCTCTTGCTGCTCAAGTTTTACCGCCATCAGTTGTTGGCCTAGTCGATTCAACTCTAATAAAATTAGTTAATCAAGGATTTGGAGCTGGAATACTTGGCGCAATGTTCTTGATGATCACTGCTGGCAATGCCTATCTAACATTACAAAGAGGAGCAGATAGATTATGGGAAGATGTTCTACCAGTTAAATCCAAACCTGATCCATTAAAGATCCAAGCATTTCGATTTATCAGAAACCGAATAGAAGCGTTTTTTGTTGTTCTATTAGTTGGATTTTTAATGGTCCTAGATCAAATCAGTGCAAATATTCGTATGATCCCTGGTGCCGTTTTGGAAGAGTTAGCAAATACAAGCCCTTGGATTGAAAATACGATGTCAAAAATACCCGTCCTTGAAGTAGGGCAATTCATGCTTCCATTAATAGGTTTTTCAACTATGGCATTACTTTTACAAGGTTTACTTCCAAGTAGAAGAGTGCCTTTAAAGCCTCTCGTACCTGGTGCGTTTATGATTGGAACTCTGCTAACTATTCTAAATTTGGCAGTTAGTAGAAGTATCCTCTCGTTGGGATCAAGGTTTCAAGCTTATGGTTTCATTGGTGGAGTCCTAGTATTGACTCTTTGGGTTTGGATGGTAGGTGTGATTATTTATTTTGGGCAATGTTGGAGCGTTGTAATTGCAAGCATGCGTCGCAATCGATACGTTTAA
- a CDS encoding inositol monophosphatase family protein, with translation MTLNPISKTLSDSQLISIHHLVDEVGRRQLQDFGQINSDIKPDGTLITECDRWSDKTIVQGLSKIAPGEGVLSEEGNKSIPSSSEYWVVDPLDGTTNFAAGIPYWAISIARFTNGEPETAFLDIPALKKRIFAIKGKGVWLNDKPLKPESRFKKNSDCISLCSRSIKVLQMKPEQSFPGKIRLLGVSSLNMTSVAIGQTIAALEATPKIWDVAAAWLILEELNCLINWLDTNPKDILSGTDLTSVNFPLLTASSEDKLNNMLPWASALIQDS, from the coding sequence ATGACTCTAAATCCAATATCTAAAACTCTGAGCGACTCTCAACTAATATCAATTCATCATTTAGTTGATGAGGTAGGAAGACGTCAACTTCAAGATTTTGGTCAAATCAACTCTGACATCAAACCTGATGGAACACTGATTACAGAATGTGATAGGTGGAGCGATAAAACAATAGTTCAAGGGTTATCAAAAATTGCTCCCGGAGAAGGAGTCCTGAGTGAAGAAGGTAATAAGTCAATTCCTAGCTCAAGTGAATATTGGGTAGTTGACCCGCTAGATGGCACAACTAATTTTGCAGCAGGCATTCCTTATTGGGCAATTTCAATAGCTCGTTTCACCAATGGTGAACCCGAAACAGCCTTTCTTGACATACCAGCGCTGAAAAAAAGAATTTTTGCCATAAAGGGAAAAGGAGTTTGGCTAAATGACAAGCCACTTAAGCCTGAATCTCGCTTCAAAAAAAATAGTGATTGCATTTCTCTTTGTAGCCGGTCAATTAAAGTTTTACAAATGAAACCAGAGCAATCTTTTCCAGGAAAAATAAGACTACTTGGGGTCTCCAGTTTAAATATGACTAGTGTTGCCATAGGTCAGACTATTGCTGCTTTAGAAGCCACACCAAAAATCTGGGATGTTGCAGCTGCCTGGTTAATTCTTGAGGAACTTAATTGTCTTATCAATTGGTTGGACACTAACCCAAAAGATATTCTTTCTGGAACAGATCTTACTTCTGTGAATTTCCCATTACTAACAGCATCCTCCGAGGATAAATTGAACAATATGCTTCCTTGGGCAAGTGCCTTAATCCAAGATAGTTAA
- a CDS encoding TolC family protein, which yields MRRVKRKFLIVAGLFISGLNPLWATSSQKIASNIKTIGESSKSQSPKDQVVLYELNSPKDLFLPSRSREVLVKTYQKVNLDQLENILINNNRKIKIYLEKIEQAKSILKSSLSLWYPTLNLTANGIPQYFESKNYNDSSVIPDTSSKQWSSSISAQIKWDLINPARVPEIASARDSFEKSKYTYSIILRDLKLEAKKRYFNLQKANEEIEVAKKSIESSALGLRDAEIRFESGIGTKLEVLEAKTQLARDQQLFNIKLGDQKIGQRSLAEILNFPEDVTPLIGSKTQVIGIWDLSLEDSIIAAYNSREELESILLDISINSSNANAALAASQPKLSIVNTTTSSFAKGELNQVSPNTSNTSSNFSNTIGLNATWFIFDGGNSRSLYNYNKSKAKEAKLNFASRRAQIRKEVEEVFFKLESAKLNISASYTEVLSARESLRLAKLRYKSGITTQREVVNNQRDLTDSEVRYIISVTSYNTLLADLSRQTGLDIIKPCDIKVNQENQSNTDSQSNLYESNLIPLCQL from the coding sequence ATGAGGAGAGTGAAGAGAAAATTCCTAATTGTTGCAGGTTTATTTATATCTGGGCTTAATCCTTTATGGGCTACAAGTTCGCAAAAAATAGCTTCCAATATAAAAACAATAGGAGAATCAAGTAAAAGCCAAAGTCCAAAAGACCAAGTAGTCTTATATGAATTAAATTCACCTAAAGATCTTTTTCTACCCTCTAGATCACGCGAAGTATTAGTAAAAACTTATCAAAAAGTTAATCTCGATCAATTAGAAAATATACTTATAAATAACAATCGAAAGATAAAAATTTACTTAGAAAAAATTGAACAAGCTAAATCAATATTAAAAAGTTCATTATCTTTATGGTACCCAACATTAAACCTAACAGCTAATGGTATACCTCAATATTTTGAATCTAAAAATTATAATGATTCAAGTGTAATACCAGACACTTCAAGTAAACAATGGAGCTCCTCAATTTCTGCTCAAATAAAATGGGATTTAATTAATCCTGCCAGAGTCCCAGAGATAGCATCAGCTAGAGACAGTTTTGAAAAGTCAAAATATACATACTCAATAATTTTAAGAGATTTAAAATTAGAGGCAAAAAAAAGATACTTCAATTTGCAAAAAGCAAATGAGGAAATAGAAGTTGCAAAGAAATCAATTGAATCCTCCGCTTTAGGATTAAGAGACGCAGAAATTAGATTTGAATCAGGTATTGGCACAAAATTAGAGGTTCTAGAAGCGAAAACACAGTTAGCTAGAGATCAACAATTATTTAATATTAAATTAGGAGATCAAAAAATTGGACAAAGATCTCTTGCTGAAATACTTAATTTTCCAGAGGATGTAACACCATTAATTGGTTCAAAAACTCAAGTAATAGGTATATGGGATTTATCATTAGAAGATAGTATTATTGCTGCTTATAATTCAAGAGAAGAACTCGAAAGTATCTTATTAGATATATCAATTAACAGCAGTAATGCCAATGCTGCACTAGCCGCTAGCCAACCAAAACTAAGCATAGTAAATACAACCACCTCTTCATTTGCAAAAGGGGAATTAAATCAAGTATCTCCCAATACCAGCAATACATCCTCCAATTTCTCTAACACAATTGGGCTAAATGCAACATGGTTTATTTTTGATGGAGGCAATTCAAGATCTTTATATAACTACAATAAAAGTAAGGCAAAAGAAGCTAAGCTAAATTTTGCATCAAGAAGAGCTCAAATCAGAAAAGAAGTTGAAGAAGTTTTCTTCAAACTAGAATCGGCCAAACTAAATATTTCCGCTTCGTATACAGAAGTATTATCTGCACGAGAGTCTCTAAGACTTGCCAAGCTTAGATATAAATCAGGTATTACTACACAAAGAGAAGTTGTAAATAACCAAAGAGATTTAACTGATTCCGAAGTTCGTTATATTATTTCTGTTACTAGCTACAACACCTTATTAGCTGATTTAAGTAGACAAACTGGTCTAGATATCATCAAACCATGTGATATCAAAGTCAATCAAGAAAATCAAAGTAACACAGACAGCCAATCAAATCTCTATGAATCGAATTTAATTCCTTTATGTCAGCTATAG
- a CDS encoding TIGR03279 family radical SAM protein, with protein sequence MKNQIKPAVVASIEQGSIGEELGFEVGDQLISINGVKPRDLIDYKFLIAEENIQLTILDEKGQKHTIDVEKDYDDELGLAFTEALFDGLKQCNNQCPFCFIDQQPPGKRKSLYLKDDDYRLSFLYGSYLTLTNLTEQDWLRIDQQRLTPLFVSVHATEPSLRSKLLRNPKAIELLNQLAWFSEKRIQIHAQIVVCPEINDGKALERTINDLYNFAQGDFPVVLSAAVVPVGLTRFRPSNDGLIPVDSACAIKVINQVEPMQKKFYKLTGSRFAWLSDEWYLIAKKPLPSLNSYEDLPQKENGVGSIRSFLRAMDEATRNLPKLINQKKTCSWVVGKLVENELLKPCKRLNKINNFTIKLYGIPSPYWGQEQIVTGLLTGQDLIKGLQGKELGDELLLPSVMLRQGEKIFLDDMTLQELSSSLNVPIRIVHDAQDIVSKALGKA encoded by the coding sequence ATGAAAAATCAAATAAAACCAGCAGTTGTTGCCTCTATCGAACAAGGTTCCATAGGAGAGGAACTTGGATTTGAAGTTGGAGATCAATTAATTAGTATTAATGGTGTAAAACCAAGAGATCTTATTGATTACAAATTTCTTATTGCTGAAGAAAATATTCAACTAACAATACTCGATGAAAAAGGTCAAAAACACACAATTGACGTTGAAAAAGATTACGACGATGAGTTAGGACTGGCTTTTACTGAAGCTTTATTTGATGGATTAAAACAATGCAATAATCAATGTCCATTTTGTTTTATTGACCAACAGCCTCCAGGGAAAAGAAAAAGCTTATATCTAAAAGATGACGACTACAGGCTAAGTTTTTTATATGGTTCTTACTTAACACTGACAAATCTTACCGAACAAGACTGGCTGAGAATTGATCAACAAAGACTCACTCCTTTATTTGTATCAGTGCATGCAACAGAACCTTCTTTAAGATCGAAATTACTAAGGAATCCTAAAGCTATTGAACTTTTAAATCAATTAGCTTGGTTCTCAGAAAAGAGAATACAAATTCATGCTCAAATTGTTGTTTGCCCTGAAATAAATGATGGCAAAGCTTTAGAAAGAACAATTAATGATCTTTATAATTTTGCGCAAGGAGATTTTCCCGTTGTCCTTTCAGCCGCAGTAGTTCCAGTTGGTTTAACCAGATTCCGTCCCAGCAATGATGGACTAATACCCGTGGATTCAGCTTGTGCAATAAAAGTCATCAATCAAGTTGAACCAATGCAGAAAAAATTTTACAAATTAACTGGTTCCCGTTTTGCCTGGTTATCTGACGAATGGTATTTAATAGCGAAAAAGCCTCTGCCCTCACTAAATTCTTATGAAGATTTACCTCAAAAAGAGAATGGAGTAGGAAGTATTCGCAGTTTTCTTAGAGCGATGGATGAAGCCACAAGAAATTTACCTAAATTAATTAATCAAAAAAAAACTTGCAGCTGGGTTGTTGGCAAACTTGTTGAAAATGAATTACTGAAGCCTTGTAAACGACTAAATAAAATAAATAATTTCACAATTAAACTATATGGGATTCCAAGTCCTTACTGGGGGCAAGAACAAATAGTTACAGGGCTACTTACAGGACAGGACCTAATAAAAGGCCTGCAGGGAAAAGAATTAGGCGATGAATTACTTTTACCATCGGTCATGCTAAGGCAAGGTGAAAAAATTTTTCTTGATGACATGACTCTTCAAGAGCTCTCTTCTTCACTTAATGTACCTATAAGAATTGTCCATGATGCCCAAGACATCGTGAGCAAAGCACTTGGTAAAGCATAA
- a CDS encoding DUF3120 domain-containing protein, whose amino-acid sequence MVVLPVFVQAPWVHVFPFSAFLFSFIIFFLGFYLLRFCSDRWSSVGSLMVGVSWSWLGGCLFWGWLRAHPVWHLPVESIALPIAVSLLKTRWKIGASFYLASLLGTAFTDVMIVLTGVMKAWPEVVDAPFSEASQILSFTAEKLLTPFSLIAILIAALLIILIANWMNQKAKNEPLSSDAWLVSSSALTTTLWVDGLFFATTLIQPQLSGLI is encoded by the coding sequence ATGGTTGTCCTGCCGGTTTTTGTTCAGGCTCCATGGGTTCATGTATTTCCTTTTTCAGCTTTTTTATTTAGTTTCATAATATTTTTTCTTGGTTTTTATCTTCTTAGATTTTGTAGTGATAGATGGTCCTCTGTCGGTTCGCTAATGGTTGGAGTGAGTTGGAGCTGGTTAGGAGGATGCCTCTTTTGGGGATGGTTAAGAGCTCATCCTGTATGGCATTTGCCTGTTGAGTCAATAGCTTTGCCAATAGCAGTTAGCCTTTTAAAGACTCGATGGAAAATTGGAGCAAGTTTCTATTTGGCATCTTTATTAGGAACCGCTTTTACTGACGTAATGATTGTTTTAACAGGTGTCATGAAGGCTTGGCCTGAAGTTGTTGATGCGCCTTTTTCAGAAGCCTCCCAAATATTGAGTTTCACAGCGGAAAAATTATTGACACCTTTTTCTTTAATAGCAATTTTGATTGCGGCACTTTTAATAATCTTGATAGCTAATTGGATGAATCAAAAAGCAAAAAATGAGCCTTTATCTTCTGATGCTTGGCTTGTATCAAGTTCAGCTTTAACAACAACCTTATGGGTTGATGGTTTATTTTTTGCTACGACGTTGATTCAGCCTCAATTGAGTGGATTGATTTGA
- the nadB gene encoding L-aspartate oxidase: MKLNNGFNKNDIYSTNWDVVVIGAGAAGLMTSLELPSNLKILLLNRNTSKRSSSRWAQGGMAAVTRIEDSEDIHALDTIKAGAGLCDPEAVQMFVESAPRLVDRLLKLGMEFDRTSGKLSTTLEAAHTHRRVLHVKDRTGKALVDVLNEQVEQRANVLHQRGIRVTQIWVERGRCLGVQVLDGPALRWIKSKAVVLATGGGGHLFANTTNPTQAAGEGIALAWRAGALIEDLEFFQFHPTALKLDDAPSFLISEALRGEGAVLVDSLGESPVHHLEGKDLASRDQVSRALFKAMRKQKVDHIGLDVKSINVEDMEARFPSIFQRCRELGLDPLKEVIPVAPSAHYWMGGVATNLKAKTNIEGLFAIGEVACTGLHGANRLASNSLMECLVFANQMRNIELNDFETPLISISNSSFKKENLRFSRNDGPKYLTNEIEKLRRLCWREAGVDRSQKGMCAALAKVKRDHENLLNEPLLNLVFSQSKDEINGFDEIARRDLNLLLDLSNRQQSSSLMLEACLFRKESRGGHFRDDYPTSVPFWQCHTRQVKGKDIHTRPVSEITVGSKNH, encoded by the coding sequence ATGAAATTAAATAATGGATTTAATAAAAATGATATTTACTCAACTAATTGGGATGTAGTTGTTATTGGAGCAGGTGCTGCGGGCTTAATGACTTCTCTTGAATTACCATCAAATTTGAAAATCTTACTGTTAAATCGCAATACTAGTAAGCGCTCTTCAAGTAGATGGGCACAAGGAGGAATGGCTGCTGTTACGAGGATCGAAGATAGCGAGGATATTCATGCTCTAGACACCATTAAAGCGGGCGCTGGTCTTTGTGATCCCGAAGCAGTTCAAATGTTTGTTGAGAGTGCTCCGAGATTAGTAGATAGACTTTTGAAACTAGGAATGGAATTTGATAGAACCTCTGGAAAATTATCTACAACTCTTGAGGCTGCTCATACTCATAGAAGAGTACTTCATGTCAAAGATAGAACTGGAAAGGCATTGGTTGATGTTCTTAATGAGCAAGTTGAACAAAGAGCAAATGTTTTGCATCAAAGAGGAATAAGAGTTACACAGATTTGGGTTGAGAGAGGAAGATGTTTAGGGGTCCAAGTTCTAGATGGACCAGCTTTACGTTGGATCAAATCCAAGGCAGTTGTTTTAGCTACTGGTGGTGGTGGGCATTTATTTGCCAATACAACAAATCCAACCCAAGCAGCCGGCGAGGGAATTGCTTTGGCATGGAGGGCTGGAGCTCTAATAGAGGATCTCGAATTTTTTCAGTTTCATCCGACTGCTCTGAAATTGGATGATGCGCCCTCGTTTTTAATTTCTGAAGCTTTAAGAGGGGAGGGCGCAGTTTTAGTCGATTCTCTGGGTGAGAGCCCTGTCCATCATCTTGAAGGGAAAGATCTTGCATCAAGGGATCAAGTCAGCAGGGCATTGTTTAAAGCTATGCGAAAGCAAAAAGTTGATCATATTGGTCTCGATGTCAAATCTATTAATGTTGAGGATATGGAAGCGCGCTTCCCTTCCATTTTTCAGAGGTGTAGAGAGCTTGGCTTAGACCCTTTGAAAGAAGTCATTCCCGTTGCTCCATCTGCTCATTATTGGATGGGTGGTGTCGCTACAAACTTGAAGGCAAAAACTAATATTGAAGGACTGTTTGCGATAGGTGAGGTGGCATGTACAGGACTACATGGTGCAAATAGGCTTGCAAGCAATTCATTAATGGAATGTTTGGTTTTTGCAAATCAGATGAGAAATATTGAATTAAATGATTTTGAAACTCCATTAATATCAATAAGTAATTCAAGTTTTAAGAAAGAGAACCTTCGCTTTTCTAGAAATGATGGACCTAAGTATTTAACCAATGAAATCGAAAAACTTAGACGATTATGTTGGCGAGAAGCTGGAGTGGATCGATCGCAAAAAGGAATGTGTGCAGCTCTTGCAAAAGTTAAACGAGATCATGAAAATCTCTTAAACGAGCCTTTATTAAATTTAGTTTTTTCTCAGTCAAAAGATGAAATCAATGGATTTGATGAAATTGCTAGGAGAGATCTTAACTTGCTTCTCGATTTAAGTAATCGACAACAGTCGAGTTCGCTTATGTTGGAGGCTTGTTTATTTCGTAAAGAGAGTAGAGGAGGTCACTTTAGAGACGATTACCCTACTTCAGTTCCTTTTTGGCAATGTCATACCCGTCAAGTAAAAGGAAAGGATATTCATACAAGACCGGTTAGCGAGATTACTGTTGGGTCTAAAAATCATTAA
- a CDS encoding vitamin K epoxide reductase family protein codes for MGSSRLKSRRRLDLGSKWARVGIAILSTVGVIDTGSITLNKWGLIGNLNCPGGLGGCDKVLNSPWGTLIQTNNYSIPLSFIGLISYFLILLMAIFPLIPILKNQKNSVSKVTWWGSFYISTSTFIFSLILISIMIFKIKAFCFFCLLSCLISVSLLLLNVFGGGWEDYGKLFFRGFIVSVAVLLAGLIWSSSVDPSTKEISNNIQGIPPAVIAISSPEKIKLAEHLTKEGAVMYNAYWCPHCHDQKEMFGKEAAKKLNLVECAKDGFNNQRELCEAKGITGFPSWEINGSIDSGVKSLKELAELSNYNNINDF; via the coding sequence ATGGGATCTTCAAGATTAAAAAGTCGACGACGCCTAGATCTTGGTTCGAAATGGGCGAGAGTTGGTATAGCTATATTATCAACCGTAGGAGTTATTGATACAGGATCAATAACATTGAATAAATGGGGATTAATAGGAAATTTAAACTGTCCAGGTGGATTAGGAGGATGCGATAAAGTTTTAAATAGCCCTTGGGGGACTTTGATTCAAACAAATAATTACTCTATTCCATTATCTTTCATAGGTTTAATAAGTTATTTTTTAATATTGTTAATGGCAATATTTCCGTTAATACCTATTCTAAAAAACCAAAAAAATAGTGTCTCAAAAGTCACATGGTGGGGATCTTTTTATATATCTACATCGACTTTTATTTTTAGCTTAATTTTAATCTCAATTATGATATTTAAAATTAAAGCTTTCTGTTTTTTCTGTCTTCTTTCTTGTCTTATATCAGTTTCACTTCTACTATTAAATGTGTTTGGAGGCGGATGGGAGGATTATGGAAAGTTATTCTTCAGAGGTTTTATTGTGTCAGTAGCAGTTCTTTTAGCAGGGCTAATTTGGTCATCATCAGTTGATCCATCTACCAAGGAAATTTCAAACAATATCCAAGGTATTCCACCTGCGGTAATCGCGATAAGTTCTCCCGAAAAAATAAAACTCGCTGAACATCTCACAAAAGAAGGAGCAGTCATGTATAACGCCTATTGGTGTCCACATTGCCATGATCAAAAAGAAATGTTCGGTAAAGAAGCTGCAAAAAAATTAAATTTAGTTGAATGTGCAAAAGATGGGTTTAATAATCAAAGAGAACTTTGCGAAGCGAAAGGTATAACTGGTTTCCCCTCTTGGGAAATCAATGGCTCAATTGATTCGGGTGTGAAAAGCCTAAAAGAATTAGCCGAACTAAGTAATTACAATAACATTAATGATTTTTAG
- the petL gene encoding cytochrome b6-f complex subunit PetL, producing MGILFYLVFVGAGLSAAFLIQKALKAIKLI from the coding sequence ATGGGAATTCTATTTTACTTAGTTTTTGTTGGCGCAGGCCTTTCTGCAGCATTCTTGATTCAAAAAGCACTGAAAGCTATTAAATTAATCTGA
- a CDS encoding DUF4346 domain-containing protein has product MKNLDPQEDLINSIKLLDDKLSKRQIKLDPKGYFLIKIEPTTNELILEHYLNDIDQKGRAIDPESGETIGCKTKSRNQPSNIFKGKSAKQVGIQISEGHGPFPISHLDHAIYIGRELQRAEQCLITGKQYIQD; this is encoded by the coding sequence ATGAAAAATCTAGATCCTCAAGAAGACTTAATTAACTCAATCAAGCTTTTAGACGATAAATTATCCAAGCGACAAATAAAGCTTGACCCAAAAGGTTATTTCTTAATAAAAATCGAACCAACAACGAATGAGTTAATACTTGAACATTACTTAAATGATATTGATCAAAAAGGTCGCGCTATTGATCCAGAGTCGGGTGAAACAATTGGTTGTAAAACAAAAAGTAGAAATCAACCAAGCAATATTTTCAAAGGGAAGAGTGCCAAGCAAGTAGGTATTCAAATCTCCGAGGGTCATGGTCCATTCCCCATCAGTCATTTAGATCATGCAATTTATATTGGTCGTGAATTACAACGAGCAGAGCAATGCCTGATAACTGGGAAACAATATATTCAAGATTAA
- a CDS encoding GNAT family N-acetyltransferase codes for MNNIKIRWHTSVQEIPKIIWNNFLKENSTPFYKWDWLNALERSKSVSKKYGWQPLFLSAWSGKNLIACAPLYLKSHSYGEFIFDNAFVQLAKDMGLQYYPKLIGMSPLSPIEGYRFLFADGVNHTELTKVLISEIDNFARQNSILSCNFLYVDPKWMKIAESLNCAKWVNQQSLLTLNDEKSFSDFLKKFNSNQRRNIKRERESINKCGVKVEPLSGSKINVMNLKKMHYFYELHCSRWGVWGSKYLTESFFTELTSTELKENIVLFEAKEEKIDKTIGMSLCVKNENMLWGRYWGSEKNIDNLHFEACYYSPIEWAIENQIKYFDPGAGGSHKKRRGFTAKPNSSLYRWYNLDMDSLIREWLPKANKLMIDQINATNNEVPFKTEEPKLSNT; via the coding sequence ATGAACAATATCAAAATCAGATGGCATACATCAGTCCAAGAAATTCCTAAAATTATTTGGAATAATTTCTTAAAAGAAAATTCAACTCCTTTTTATAAGTGGGATTGGTTAAATGCATTAGAAAGATCAAAAAGTGTTAGTAAAAAATATGGATGGCAACCATTATTTCTCTCTGCGTGGAGTGGAAAAAATTTAATTGCTTGTGCACCCCTATATCTGAAGTCTCATAGTTATGGAGAATTTATTTTTGATAATGCCTTTGTTCAACTAGCTAAAGACATGGGTCTTCAATATTATCCAAAACTAATAGGAATGAGTCCATTAAGTCCAATAGAGGGTTATCGCTTTCTTTTTGCAGACGGAGTTAATCATACAGAGCTCACGAAGGTATTAATCTCTGAAATTGATAATTTTGCCAGACAAAATAGTATTCTAAGTTGTAATTTTTTATATGTAGATCCTAAATGGATGAAAATAGCTGAATCTCTAAATTGCGCTAAGTGGGTCAACCAACAAAGTTTATTGACATTGAATGACGAAAAAAGTTTTTCTGATTTTTTAAAAAAATTTAATTCTAATCAACGAAGAAATATTAAGAGAGAAAGAGAAAGCATAAATAAATGTGGAGTAAAAGTTGAACCTCTTAGTGGATCAAAAATAAATGTAATGAATTTAAAAAAAATGCATTATTTTTATGAGCTTCATTGTTCAAGATGGGGAGTATGGGGTAGTAAATACCTCACTGAATCATTTTTTACTGAACTTACATCAACAGAACTCAAAGAAAATATTGTTTTATTTGAAGCAAAAGAAGAAAAAATTGATAAAACTATTGGAATGTCATTATGTGTAAAAAATGAAAATATGCTTTGGGGAAGATATTGGGGTTCAGAAAAAAATATAGATAATTTACATTTTGAAGCTTGTTATTACTCCCCGATTGAGTGGGCAATAGAAAATCAAATAAAATATTTTGATCCTGGAGCGGGCGGGAGTCATAAAAAACGAAGAGGTTTTACCGCTAAACCCAATTCAAGTCTTTATAGATGGTACAACTTAGATATGGACTCATTAATAAGAGAATGGCTCCCAAAAGCAAATAAGTTAATGATTGATCAAATAAACGCTACAAATAATGAAGTACCTTTCAAGACTGAAGAGCCAAAACTATCAAATACATAG
- a CDS encoding RibD family protein — MKEKWVKLVLASSIDGRIAYPEGGKTQLGQSGDRLVLEESLAWSDGILMGGQTLRDHQSICVIKNKNLLKQRTLEGKNEQPIALIASNQIDFPANWLFFRQPLQKWLIQKKCQDKRNEITLPNGFDEKINLKHTWRDSLDDLYKKGIAKVVLLGGANLISAFLLEDLIDELQITITPDLLGGGYCWVSSELRNLNTIMNKKNNWILKESKKLGNNELLIRYFRNNLS, encoded by the coding sequence TTGAAAGAAAAATGGGTTAAATTAGTTTTAGCTTCTAGTATTGATGGACGTATCGCATATCCAGAAGGAGGTAAAACACAATTAGGTCAGTCTGGTGATCGTTTAGTCCTAGAAGAATCACTTGCTTGGTCAGATGGGATTTTAATGGGAGGGCAAACGCTGAGAGATCATCAATCAATTTGCGTCATTAAAAATAAAAACTTATTAAAACAAAGAACTTTAGAAGGAAAGAATGAACAGCCAATTGCTCTTATAGCAAGCAACCAAATAGATTTTCCAGCTAATTGGCTTTTTTTTAGACAACCTCTTCAAAAATGGTTAATCCAAAAGAAATGTCAAGATAAGAGAAATGAGATTACGCTTCCTAATGGATTCGATGAAAAAATAAATTTAAAACACACTTGGCGTGATTCTCTTGATGATTTATATAAGAAAGGTATTGCAAAAGTTGTATTACTAGGAGGCGCAAATCTTATTTCAGCGTTTCTTTTAGAGGATCTAATAGATGAATTACAAATTACTATTACCCCTGATCTTTTAGGAGGAGGTTACTGCTGGGTTTCATCTGAATTAAGAAACTTAAATACAATCATGAATAAAAAAAATAACTGGATTCTAAAAGAAAGTAAAAAGCTTGGTAATAATGAATTACTTATCAGATATTTTAGAAATAATTTATCCTGA